One window of Ziziphus jujuba cultivar Dongzao chromosome 5, ASM3175591v1 genomic DNA carries:
- the LOC107420659 gene encoding uncharacterized mitochondrial protein AtMg00810-like, translating to MLDELDALHKNHTWSLVPRPTHGNIVGSKWVFKTKLKEDGCLDKYKARLVARGYTQVAGLDYDETFSPVVKPTTIRLIMSLAVSSGWPLKQLDVRNAFLHGDLKETVYMEQPPGFRDPHKPTHVCHLHKSLYGLKQAPRAWFDKLSTYLFHMGFVCSRADPSMFVYKTAAHLIILLIYVDDVLITGTSSAIISKCIQRLGTTFALKDLGNLHYFLGLEVNMFDGGLFLSQTKYTCDLLQRANMLEATPISTPLSVKVTPSFTDDDPVDATTYRQLVGALQYLTFTRPDIQFAVNRVCQFFQKPTMLHLKMVKRILRYLKGTMLYGLRFLAQSTRTVNGCSDADWAGCPLTRRSTSGYCVFFGANYISWSSKKQTTVSRSSAEAEYRAMASTYVDFLSSA from the coding sequence ATGCTTGATGAGTTAGATGCCCTCCACAAAAATCACACCTGGTCATTGGTGCCACGGCCTACTCATGGTAACATTGTTGGATCGAAGTGGgtctttaaaacaaaattaaaagaggATGGTTGTCTAGATAAATATAAAGCCCGTTTAGTGGCACGAGGATATACTCAAGTTGCTGGCTTGGACTACGATGAAACTTTCAGTCCTGTAGTTAAACCTACGACTATTCGTTTAATCATGTCTCTAGCCGTGTCATCTGGATGGCCTTTGAAGCAATTGGATGTTAGGAATGCTTTTTTGCATGGTGATCTCAAAGAGACAGTTTACATGGAGCAACCACCGGGGTTCCGTGACCCACACAAACCTACACATGTTTGCCATCTCCACAAATCCCTATATGGCCTCAAACAGGCACCACGGGCCTGGTTTGATAAATTGTCTACATACTTATTTCATATGGGATTTGTTTGTAGTCGTGCTGATCCTTCTATGTTTGTGTACAAAACTGCTGCTCATCtcattattttgttaatctATGTGGATGATGTCTTAATCACAGGAACCAGTTCTGCTATCATCTCCAAATGCATTCAACGTTTGGGCACAACTTTTGCCTTGAAAGATCTCGGCAACCTTCATTATTTCCTCGGTCTTGAAGTTAACATGTTCGATGGTGGTTTGTTCCTTTCTCAGACTAAATATACATGTGATCTTCTTCAAAGAGCAAACATGCTTGAAGCTACACCCATCTCCACTCCACTATCTGTGAAAGTTACTCCATCCTTCACTGATGATGATCCCGTGGATGCCACAACGTACCGTCAATTAGTTGGAGCGCTTCAGTATTTAACGTTTACTCGGCCTGACATCCAATTTGCAGTCAATCGGGTTTGTCAATTTTTTCAGAAACCAACCATGCTACATCTCAAGATGGTCAAGCGAATACTTCGTTATTTAAAAGGCACGATGCTGTATGGTTTAAGGTTTCTTGCTCAAAGTACTCGAACTGTAAATGGGTGTTCGGATGCTGACTGGGCAGGATGTCCTCTCACCCGAAGGAGCACGTCAGGCTATTGTGTGTTCTTTGGTGCCAACTACATTTCCTGGTCGTCCAAGAAGCAGACAACAGTGTCTCGTTCAAGCGCTGAAGCAGAATACAGAGCCATGGCCTCTACTTACGTGGATTTCTTATCTTCTGCATGA
- the LOC107420658 gene encoding uncharacterized protein LOC107420658 — MGLTGACTRLLGDLVQTFGGRAMVTRSRNSEALINVQTHPTCTSTAQNNNVDDSMVRALITVFGMETSGRIKKEKARKVVEKLGLICCEEKEEEAVKSRITSTFDLPGSGDHEQEVMVEEVLGEGDGWKKRNELLREAFNIFDEDGNGFIEAVELKRVLECLGLMDKGWDMDQIEKMLRVVDLNLDGKVDFDEFELMMGVNCN, encoded by the coding sequence ATGGGCTTAACCGGAGCATGCACGAGATTATTAGGAGACCTGGTTCAAACCTTTGGAGGAAGAGCCATGGTCACTAGGTCACGTAACTCTGAAGCTCTCATCAATGTCCAAACCCACCCAACATGCACCTCAACAGCTCAAAACAACAACGTCGATGACTCCATGGTTCGAGCTCTGATCACGGTGTTTGGGATGGAAACCAGTGGAagaataaagaaagagaaagcgAGGAAAGTGGTGGAGAAGCTGGGATTGATATGCTGCGAGGAGAAGGAGGAGGAAGCTGTGAAATCCAGAATTACGTCGACGTTCGATTTGCCAGGATCAGGAGATCATGAACAAGAAGTCATGGTGGAAGAAGTGCTCGGCGAAGGAGATGGTTGGAAGAAGAGGAATGAGCTGCTGCGTGAAGCTTTCAATATATTTGATGAAGATGGCAATGGGTTTATTGAGGCTGTGGAGTTGAAGAGGGTTTTGGAATGCTTAGGGTTGATGGATAAAGGTTGGGATATGGATCAGATTGAGAAGATGTTGAGGGTTGTGGATTTGAATTTAGATGGAAAAGTTGATTTCGATGAGTTTGAGTTGATGATGGGTGTAAACtgtaattga